The nucleotide window ACTTCCCGTATGATCAGCGTTTCCCGAGAGACGCAACTAATTTTCATGACCGATTTTTGAAAAAGCGTTTAACATAGGCCGCGTATCGACTGCCGACTGATTTCGACTGGCAATGACCCCGTATCTTTACGTAGCCAAACCTTAGTGCATCCTATGATTGCTAACCCACGCAAATCAAAATCCCGCTCTCGCAAAGTGTCCAACCTGCCACCGCAACAGCGTTTAGCACCGTTTATTCAAGAGTATTTATTTAACCACGGCTGGAATGAGTTGCGGCCTGTGCAGGTGGAAGCCTGTAAGGTGATTTTCGATACGGATGCGCATTTGTTGGTGTCAGCGGGAACGGCTTCGGGGAAGACAGAAGCGGCGTTTCTGCCCGTCCTGACAGAGTTGTACAATCATCAGCCCCAGTCGATCGGGGCGCTCTACATTGGCCCGATTAAGGCGTTGATCAATGACCAATTTGAACGATTGAATGACTTGCTGGAGCAGGCGGATATTCCCGTGCATATGTGGCATGGGGATGTGACCCAAAGTAAGAAGAAGAAGGTGATTCGAGAACCACGGGGGATTCTGCAAATTACGCCGGAGTCCCTCGAAAGTCTGCTGATTAATAAGTCCAATGACTTGATGCGGCTGTTTGGGGAGTTGCAGTACATCGTGATTGATGAGGTACATGCGTTTATCGGCAGCGATCGTGGTGAACAAATCCTCTGCCAAATGAATCGGCTGGCCCAACTGACGAATAACGAAGCGCGGCGGATTGGCCTGTCGGCGACGTTGGGGGACTATAGCTTGGCCGAGAAGTGGATGTGTGCCGGAACGAAGCGCAAGGTGGTGACGCCGAAGATCGCCGGAGCCGGCCGCAATATTCACCTGTCCTTAGAGCATTTCTACGATCCGGGTTTGGTGGTGCGGGCCAAGGGCGACGATCGTGACGAAGCCTTCAATCCCTATCACATGCATTTGTTCAAGGAGACGCGCAATCAGAAGTGCCTCGTGTTTGCCAATGGCCGAACGGCGACGGAAGGGACGATCGCGGCGATGCGAGAGATTGCCAAGGCGAAGGGTTTCCCGGATGTCTACCATGTGCATCACGGTAGTATTGCCGCCGAGTTGCGGGAGCTAGCCGAAGCGGCAATGCGGACACCGGACCAGCCAGCGGTGACGGCGGCGACGGTGACGTTTGAAATGGGAATTGACCTGGGGCAGCTCGATCGCGTCCTGCAATTAGAAGCACCGTCTTCGGTGGCCAGCTTCTTGCAACGGTTGGGCCGATCGGGTCGCCGGACGAATGCCTCGGAGATGTGGTTTGTCTGTGCCGAGGATACGCCATCGGGTGAGGAAACGATTCCGGAAATGGTGCCGTGGCAATTGTTGCAATCGATCGCCGTGATTCAGCTCTACCTAGAAGAGAAGTGGATTGAGCCGCCGCCCCAGGTGAAGTATCCCTATACGCTGCTGTTTCACCAGACGATGAGCATTCTGGCATCGCAGGGGGAGCTGACTCCGGCTCAGTTAGCGCAGCAGGTATTGACCTTGCCAGCGTTTGCGGCAGTGACGCAATATGACTATCGCTTGCTATTGCGAAATTGGTTAGATAAAGATCTGATTGAGCAAACACCGGAAGGTACGATCATCATCGGCCTTGCGGGTGAGAAGCTGGTCAACAACTTCAAGTTCTACGCGATCTTCCCCGACAATGAGGAGTACCACGTTAAATACAACGATCAGTTGATTGGCACGATTATGGTGCCGCCTTGTGAGGGCGATCGGGTATCGCTAGCGGGTCGGACGTGGCAAGTGACGGAAGTTGACCCAAATCGTCGGATTG belongs to Romeriopsis navalis LEGE 11480 and includes:
- a CDS encoding DEAD/DEAH box helicase, with the protein product MIANPRKSKSRSRKVSNLPPQQRLAPFIQEYLFNHGWNELRPVQVEACKVIFDTDAHLLVSAGTASGKTEAAFLPVLTELYNHQPQSIGALYIGPIKALINDQFERLNDLLEQADIPVHMWHGDVTQSKKKKVIREPRGILQITPESLESLLINKSNDLMRLFGELQYIVIDEVHAFIGSDRGEQILCQMNRLAQLTNNEARRIGLSATLGDYSLAEKWMCAGTKRKVVTPKIAGAGRNIHLSLEHFYDPGLVVRAKGDDRDEAFNPYHMHLFKETRNQKCLVFANGRTATEGTIAAMREIAKAKGFPDVYHVHHGSIAAELRELAEAAMRTPDQPAVTAATVTFEMGIDLGQLDRVLQLEAPSSVASFLQRLGRSGRRTNASEMWFVCAEDTPSGEETIPEMVPWQLLQSIAVIQLYLEEKWIEPPPQVKYPYTLLFHQTMSILASQGELTPAQLAQQVLTLPAFAAVTQYDYRLLLRNWLDKDLIEQTPEGTIIIGLAGEKLVNNFKFYAIFPDNEEYHVKYNDQLIGTIMVPPCEGDRVSLAGRTWQVTEVDPNRRIAKVMTTKRSANASSWRGACGDIHDKVVQRMKRVLEEDAMYPYLQKNARKRLQLARQVARDQGILQNPVVLLEDGYACVFPWVGSAAFRTLERYVRFHCKPVLKTKGIRSRSPYFMVVNLGKCPLPNLYVELKAIGDGHVKPEQLMDADEVPKIQKYDEYILPEMLRNAYMHDSLNLEGLVKVVQKWP